The Saxibacter everestensis genome has a window encoding:
- a CDS encoding methyltransferase domain-containing protein — translation MAEDTYTHGHHPSVLRAHSWRTAENSAAYLLSSLTSTDRLLDVGCGPGTITIGFAERVREVVGIDAAAEPLTGATALAAEHGLHNVEFGVGDVYSLDFDDNSFDVVHAHQVLQHLSDPVRALREMARVARPGGIVAVRDADYSGMIWYPMPAELDEWMTLYQKVARSNSAEPDAGRRLLSWAKQAGFTDIVATADTWCYASDEERAWWGGSWAERVVNSSFAKQAIERGFADPAKLEELSRAWGDWAQSDDGWFAIVNGEVLCRVPDEPRSFGTGGAERTNLAK, via the coding sequence ATGGCTGAAGACACGTACACGCATGGGCATCATCCGAGCGTTCTGCGCGCGCATAGTTGGCGGACGGCCGAAAACTCGGCGGCGTACCTTCTCTCCTCGCTGACGTCGACGGATCGGCTGCTCGACGTCGGTTGCGGTCCGGGCACGATAACCATCGGCTTCGCCGAAAGAGTCCGCGAAGTAGTCGGAATTGATGCGGCCGCGGAACCGCTCACGGGAGCTACGGCTCTTGCGGCAGAGCATGGGCTGCACAATGTGGAGTTCGGCGTGGGCGATGTGTACTCACTTGACTTCGACGACAACAGCTTCGATGTGGTCCATGCCCACCAGGTGTTGCAGCACTTGTCGGACCCGGTTCGGGCACTGCGCGAAATGGCGAGGGTGGCCCGGCCCGGTGGCATTGTCGCGGTACGTGATGCCGACTACTCCGGAATGATCTGGTATCCGATGCCGGCCGAGCTCGATGAATGGATGACGCTGTACCAGAAGGTAGCGCGCTCGAACTCGGCTGAGCCGGATGCGGGGCGCAGGCTGCTGTCCTGGGCGAAGCAGGCCGGGTTCACCGACATCGTGGCCACCGCCGACACCTGGTGCTACGCCAGCGACGAGGAGCGTGCCTGGTGGGGTGGTAGCTGGGCCGAACGTGTGGTGAATTCGAGCTTCGCCAAACAGGCGATCGAACGTGGCTTCGCCGATCCGGCGAAGCTGGAAGAGCTAAGCCGGGCTTGGGGCGACTGGGCCCAATCAGACGACGGCTGGTTCGCCATCGTGAACGGGGAAGTGCTGTGCCGGGTGCCGGACGAGCCCAGGAGTTTTGGCACCGGCGGGGCTGAACGGACTAATCTAGCGAAGTGA
- a CDS encoding Ppx/GppA phosphatase family protein, with translation MRLAVLDVGSNTVHLLVVDAHQGARPLPATSHKELLRLAEYLGPDGSISEVGERMLIDFVHEALTIAEDQGAEAVVSFATSAIREAPNGAQVLARVKKQTGVDLTVLSGSDEARLTFLATRRWFGWSAGHIMLFDIGGGSLEIAAGGDETADCAVSVPLGAGRLTNDWFSSDLPTPEEIATVRRHARTTIGKVARDVIRAGRPDRVVGSSKTFRSLARLTGAAPSADGIHVPRYLRHKDLAELTPRLAALTPQERAQLPGVSEARAQQVLAGAIVAEAACAVFDVDEIQICPWALREGVILRKLDKMTEEQSPSPRTVAVA, from the coding sequence ATGCGCTTAGCAGTTCTCGACGTCGGTTCCAACACCGTCCATTTGCTCGTGGTTGACGCCCATCAAGGCGCCCGGCCGCTACCTGCCACATCCCACAAGGAGCTGCTGCGCCTCGCGGAATACCTCGGACCCGACGGCAGTATCTCTGAGGTCGGTGAACGAATGCTGATCGACTTCGTTCACGAAGCGCTGACCATCGCGGAGGACCAGGGCGCCGAAGCTGTGGTTTCGTTCGCCACGTCGGCGATTCGCGAAGCCCCCAACGGCGCACAGGTCCTTGCCCGGGTCAAAAAGCAGACCGGTGTTGACCTCACGGTGCTTTCCGGCAGCGACGAAGCCCGGCTCACCTTCCTGGCGACCCGCCGGTGGTTCGGCTGGTCGGCGGGCCACATCATGCTCTTCGATATCGGCGGCGGTTCGCTGGAGATCGCAGCAGGCGGCGATGAGACTGCTGACTGCGCCGTCTCGGTGCCGCTGGGCGCCGGACGACTGACGAATGACTGGTTCTCCAGCGATCTGCCCACCCCCGAGGAGATAGCCACCGTGCGCCGGCATGCGCGGACCACGATCGGAAAGGTAGCCCGCGACGTCATCCGGGCCGGCAGGCCCGATCGGGTCGTCGGCAGCTCGAAAACATTCCGTTCACTCGCCCGGTTGACCGGGGCGGCGCCCTCGGCCGACGGCATCCACGTGCCCCGCTACCTGCGGCACAAGGACCTGGCCGAACTCACCCCGAGACTCGCCGCACTGACCCCGCAGGAGCGAGCCCAGCTGCCCGGGGTGTCCGAGGCGCGAGCCCAGCAGGTTCTGGCCGGAGCCATAGTCGCCGAGGCCGCCTGCGCTGTTTTCGATGTCGACGAGATTCAGATCTGCCCATGGGCGCTCCGCGAGGGCGTTATTCTGCGAAAGTTGGACAAGATGACCGAGGAGCAATCCCCATCACCGCGAACCGTCGCGGTAGCCTGA
- a CDS encoding enoyl-CoA hydratase/isomerase family protein produces MSGFDVARTGGVATLTIDRPRKLNALTTAMWQAIPGILDELATAADIDVLVIRGSGGNFSAGSDIYDLPDDLQTFWKINSAADAAIAGFPLPTIAAIEGVCVGGGSEIAVACDLRVATPSARFGITASKLGVLYPSGPTERLKELVGPGAARRILLTGEQLDAETAQQLGLVDYLCDDVSAKVTELAGTLQDRSSLSLFFTKQALLGNHLEADEALSGAAADELREGKAAFAEKRAPRFPAHGVLQRPGWHRRAR; encoded by the coding sequence GTGTCAGGGTTCGACGTCGCACGCACTGGCGGCGTCGCAACCCTGACGATTGATCGTCCCCGCAAGCTCAACGCGCTGACCACCGCCATGTGGCAGGCAATCCCGGGGATACTGGATGAGCTTGCCACAGCCGCAGACATCGATGTCCTGGTCATTCGGGGCAGCGGCGGCAACTTCAGTGCTGGATCGGATATTTACGACCTTCCGGATGACCTCCAAACATTCTGGAAGATCAATTCCGCCGCAGACGCCGCGATTGCCGGATTTCCGCTGCCGACAATCGCTGCAATTGAGGGCGTGTGCGTGGGCGGCGGGAGCGAGATCGCCGTCGCGTGCGACCTTCGCGTGGCCACGCCTTCGGCCCGGTTCGGCATCACGGCGAGCAAACTGGGTGTGCTCTATCCGAGCGGGCCGACGGAGCGTCTGAAAGAGCTGGTCGGGCCCGGCGCCGCTCGCCGGATTCTGCTCACCGGGGAACAGCTGGACGCCGAGACGGCCCAGCAACTCGGCCTGGTCGACTACCTGTGCGACGACGTGTCGGCCAAGGTTACGGAGCTCGCAGGCACCTTGCAGGACCGCTCGTCGCTCAGTCTGTTTTTCACGAAGCAGGCGCTGCTCGGCAATCACCTGGAGGCTGACGAAGCGCTGTCCGGCGCGGCGGCGGACGAACTCCGTGAGGGCAAGGCCGCCTTCGCCGAGAAGCGCGCCCCGCGTTTTCCCGCCCATGGCGTCCTTCAACGGCCTGGATGGCACCGACGGGCACGCTGA
- a CDS encoding bifunctional 2-methylcitrate synthase/citrate synthase, whose product MAEENIHKGLAGVVVDTTSISKVVQETNSLTYRGYPVQELAASRSFEEVAYLIWNGELPSEEQLREFTARERSQRQVDPRVIELILGLPKDAHPMQVLRTAVSYLGAADPKAEEDGTEANQAKAERLLAQIPTLVAVDHRRRHGLEPIAPDSELGFSANFFQMTFGEVPEDEVVRAFDISMILYAEHSFNASTFTARVITSTLSDLYSAVTGAIGALKGPLHGGANEAVMAMLEEVKTADRAAEWLDEALSSKKKIMGFGHRVYKNGDSRVPTMRAAFEKMAAVKGADDLLALYNAFEKDFVDRKGIYPNLDYPSGPAYHLMGFDTEAFTPIFVMARITGWTAHIMEQQASNALIRPLSAYNGEDQRQVPSKD is encoded by the coding sequence ATGGCAGAAGAGAATATTCACAAGGGACTTGCCGGCGTCGTCGTCGACACAACTTCGATCTCGAAGGTTGTGCAGGAGACCAACTCCCTGACGTACCGGGGGTATCCGGTACAGGAACTCGCGGCGAGCCGCTCATTCGAAGAGGTCGCCTATCTGATCTGGAACGGCGAGCTGCCGAGTGAGGAGCAGCTACGGGAATTCACCGCCCGTGAACGCTCGCAGCGCCAGGTCGACCCACGAGTCATCGAACTGATTCTCGGCCTGCCGAAGGACGCGCACCCGATGCAGGTCCTGCGTACAGCGGTGTCGTATCTCGGCGCGGCCGATCCGAAAGCCGAGGAAGACGGCACGGAAGCGAATCAGGCCAAGGCCGAGCGCCTCCTGGCCCAGATCCCGACACTTGTGGCCGTCGACCATCGGCGCCGGCACGGACTCGAACCGATTGCCCCGGACTCCGAGCTAGGCTTCAGCGCCAACTTCTTCCAGATGACCTTCGGCGAGGTGCCTGAGGACGAGGTTGTGCGCGCGTTCGACATCTCGATGATCCTGTACGCCGAGCACAGCTTCAACGCCTCGACCTTCACGGCGCGCGTTATTACCTCCACGTTGTCCGATCTGTACAGCGCGGTCACCGGAGCTATCGGCGCGCTCAAGGGGCCGTTGCATGGCGGCGCCAACGAGGCAGTCATGGCGATGCTCGAAGAGGTAAAGACGGCCGACCGCGCGGCCGAGTGGCTCGATGAAGCGTTGAGCAGCAAGAAGAAGATCATGGGGTTCGGACACAGGGTCTACAAGAACGGCGACTCCCGGGTGCCGACCATGCGGGCGGCCTTCGAAAAGATGGCGGCGGTCAAGGGCGCCGATGATCTGCTCGCGCTGTACAACGCCTTCGAAAAGGACTTCGTCGATCGCAAGGGCATCTATCCGAATCTGGACTACCCGTCGGGGCCGGCTTACCACCTGATGGGCTTCGACACCGAGGCGTTCACACCGATCTTCGTGATGGCGCGGATCACCGGCTGGACCGCGCACATCATGGAGCAGCAGGCCTCCAATGCACTGATTCGCCCGCTGAGCGCCTACAACGGGGAAGACCAACGCCAGGTTCCGAGCAAGGACTAA